A genomic window from Synergistaceae bacterium DZ-S4 includes:
- the ybeY gene encoding rRNA maturation RNase YbeY — protein MIVDIIAEGKELLCGTTPREADVFLRRTESLYAWLLEKEEALPAGCGRAEVSLSIVAPERISDLNLRYRESDKPTDVLSFPLWEEDFIFVPPEGWESIPLGDIVICPDKIMENASENSRSFMKELVLVLSHGLLHLIGYDHCDEDSERTMWALQDRMVDKFFAGEDDGNGR, from the coding sequence ATGATCGTTGATATAATAGCAGAGGGAAAAGAGCTTCTCTGCGGAACTACCCCTAGAGAGGCGGATGTTTTCCTGAGAAGGACAGAGAGTCTTTATGCGTGGCTGCTGGAAAAGGAGGAAGCTTTGCCGGCCGGCTGTGGGCGCGCAGAGGTATCTTTATCCATAGTCGCGCCCGAGAGGATCAGTGACCTTAATCTGAGATACAGGGAATCAGACAAACCGACCGATGTGCTCTCCTTCCCGCTCTGGGAAGAGGATTTCATATTTGTTCCGCCCGAGGGCTGGGAAAGCATACCGCTTGGAGACATAGTTATATGTCCGGACAAAATAATGGAAAACGCATCCGAAAACAGCAGGAGCTTCATGAAAGAACTGGTACTCGTACTCTCTCATGGTCTCCTGCACCTGATAGGATATGACCATTGCGACGAAGATTCCGAGAGAACTATGTGGGCGTTACAGGATAGAATGGTCGATAAGTTTTTCGCCGGAGAGGATGACGGAAATGGCAGATAA